One genomic region from Amaranthus tricolor cultivar Red isolate AtriRed21 chromosome 12, ASM2621246v1, whole genome shotgun sequence encodes:
- the LOC130828090 gene encoding root phototropism protein 3-like isoform X1 yields the protein MKNKFLVFGQDKASMGIGGRRSTDKKSKSMGSVTGEKHNRCVILPSSADIIAEAIERKHTNWFVRTKVPSDLVIQIGNKSKFHLHMLPMISRSAYLNRLVFEKKNAGGSMNNLNIELNNLPGGADIFEFIVKFCYGWKIDLTASNAALLYCAANFLEMVDDLESGNLISRTETFLSFVIFSSWKDTFLVLKTCETISSYARELHIQRRCSEAIAWKICTDPTAISVGNDESQCFNYSVENHTDYSYEKKVAENWWFEDVSTLRIDHFIEVLGIIKQKGLKPKVLGSCIAYWTRKWLSRISFGVCIPNHKSMNHQVRRVIVESLIRVIPVEVNSVSCNFLLHLLKLGSMMKIDISLLSNLEQRIALTLEDCIPLDLLVKNFGESETLYDVGIVARIVDAYVSLSVRNAASKMFVVGRLVDGFLGLIARDRSLPSHDFRRLAESLPQNARYSDDNLYRAIDRYLKAHPNLTEEEREGVCRGMEYHKLSQEAREHAMKNDRLPMNMTTQFILLQQVNMVKMMVNDGSMYRRTKAQTIISKQTECFKVQNQMKIMKQEVDNLKIELNKLQVCRVEIKKLARRL from the exons ATGAAGAACAAATTTCTTGTATTTGGGCAAGATAAAGCCAGTATGGGAATAGGAGGAAGGCGGAGTACtgacaaaaaaagtaaaagtatgGGGAGTGTTACAGGGGAAAAGCATAATCGCTGTGTGATCCTTCCGTCTTCAGCTGATATCATAGCTGAAGCTATTGAAAGAAAACACACTAACTG GTTTGTTCGAACAAAAGTCCCAAGCGATCTAGTCATACAAATTGGAAACAAGAGTAAATTTCACTTGCACATg CTCCCCATGATCTCAAGAAGTGCCTATCTCAACAGACTAGTGTTCGAGAAGAAAAACGCAGGCGGGTCAATGAACAACTTAAACATCGAACTGAACAACCTTCCTGGTGGAGCAGATATATTCGAGTTTATAGTCAAATTCTGTTATGGTTGGAAGATTGATCTTACTGCCAGTAATGCTGCACTGCTATACTGTGCTGCAAACTTCTTAGAAATGGTCGATGATCTAGAAAGTGGGAACCTTATTTCTAGAACCGAAACATTCTTAAGTTTCGTAATCTTTTCTTCGTGGAAAGACACATTCCTTGTTCTGAAAACGTGCGAGACAATCTCTTCATATGCCCGAGAACTACACATACAAAGAAGGTGTTCTGAGGCCATTGCTTGGAAAATCTGCACAGACCCAACCGCGATTTCTGTTGGGAACGATGAATCACAATGCTTCAATTATTCGGTTGAAAACCACACAGATTACTCATATGAGAAAAAAGTAGCAGAAAATTGGTGGTTTGAAGACGTTTCGACACTTAGAATCGATCATTTCATAGAAGTTTTGGGGATTATTAAGCAGAAAGGACTTAAACCGAAGGTGTTGGGATCTTGTATAGCTTACTGGACCAGGAAATGGCTATCGCGAATCTCATTTGGAGTTTGTATACCAAACCATAAAAGTATGAACCATCAAGTAAGGAGGGTGATAGTAGAAAGCTTGATCAGGGTAATTCCTGTTGAGGTAAACTCGGTTTCTTGCAATTTTTTGCTTCATCTTTTAAAGCTTGGTTCTATGATGAAAATAGATATTAGTTTATTGTCTAATTTGGAGCAAAGAATTGCCTTAACCTTAGAGGATTGTATCCCATTAGACCTTTTGGTTAAGAATTTTGGGGAAAGTGAGACTTTATATGATGTGGGTATTGTTGCTAGAATAGTGGATGCTTATGTTTCTCTTAGTGTGAGAAATGCTGCATCAAAGATGTTTGTTGTTGGGAGGCTGGTAGATGGGTTTTTGGGTCTAATTGCAAGGGATAGGAGCCTTCCTTCGCATGATTTTCGGAGGCTTGCGGAGTCGTTGCCACAAAATGCTCGATATTCTGACGACAATCTCTACCGAGCCATTGATCGATACCTTAAG GCACACCCAAATTTGACGGAGGAAGAAAGGGAGGGGGTATGCAGAGGCATGGAGTACCATAAGCTATCACAAGAAGCACGCGAGCACGCAATGAAGAATGATAGGTTACCCATGAATATGACCACTCAATTTATCCTTCTCCAACAAGTTAATATGGTGAAGATGATGGTGAATGATGGGTCAATGTATCGAAGAACCAAAGCACAAACGATTATCAGCAAGCAAACTGAATGTTTTAAGGTTCAAAACCAGATGAAGATTATGAAACAAGAAGTTGATAACTTGAAGATTGAGCTTAATAAATTGCAAGTTTGTAGAGTAGAGATCAAAAAACTTGCAAGGAGGTTGTAA
- the LOC130828090 gene encoding root phototropism protein 3-like isoform X2: MLPMISRSAYLNRLVFEKKNAGGSMNNLNIELNNLPGGADIFEFIVKFCYGWKIDLTASNAALLYCAANFLEMVDDLESGNLISRTETFLSFVIFSSWKDTFLVLKTCETISSYARELHIQRRCSEAIAWKICTDPTAISVGNDESQCFNYSVENHTDYSYEKKVAENWWFEDVSTLRIDHFIEVLGIIKQKGLKPKVLGSCIAYWTRKWLSRISFGVCIPNHKSMNHQVRRVIVESLIRVIPVEVNSVSCNFLLHLLKLGSMMKIDISLLSNLEQRIALTLEDCIPLDLLVKNFGESETLYDVGIVARIVDAYVSLSVRNAASKMFVVGRLVDGFLGLIARDRSLPSHDFRRLAESLPQNARYSDDNLYRAIDRYLKAHPNLTEEEREGVCRGMEYHKLSQEAREHAMKNDRLPMNMTTQFILLQQVNMVKMMVNDGSMYRRTKAQTIISKQTECFKVQNQMKIMKQEVDNLKIELNKLQVCRVEIKKLARRL, translated from the exons ATg CTCCCCATGATCTCAAGAAGTGCCTATCTCAACAGACTAGTGTTCGAGAAGAAAAACGCAGGCGGGTCAATGAACAACTTAAACATCGAACTGAACAACCTTCCTGGTGGAGCAGATATATTCGAGTTTATAGTCAAATTCTGTTATGGTTGGAAGATTGATCTTACTGCCAGTAATGCTGCACTGCTATACTGTGCTGCAAACTTCTTAGAAATGGTCGATGATCTAGAAAGTGGGAACCTTATTTCTAGAACCGAAACATTCTTAAGTTTCGTAATCTTTTCTTCGTGGAAAGACACATTCCTTGTTCTGAAAACGTGCGAGACAATCTCTTCATATGCCCGAGAACTACACATACAAAGAAGGTGTTCTGAGGCCATTGCTTGGAAAATCTGCACAGACCCAACCGCGATTTCTGTTGGGAACGATGAATCACAATGCTTCAATTATTCGGTTGAAAACCACACAGATTACTCATATGAGAAAAAAGTAGCAGAAAATTGGTGGTTTGAAGACGTTTCGACACTTAGAATCGATCATTTCATAGAAGTTTTGGGGATTATTAAGCAGAAAGGACTTAAACCGAAGGTGTTGGGATCTTGTATAGCTTACTGGACCAGGAAATGGCTATCGCGAATCTCATTTGGAGTTTGTATACCAAACCATAAAAGTATGAACCATCAAGTAAGGAGGGTGATAGTAGAAAGCTTGATCAGGGTAATTCCTGTTGAGGTAAACTCGGTTTCTTGCAATTTTTTGCTTCATCTTTTAAAGCTTGGTTCTATGATGAAAATAGATATTAGTTTATTGTCTAATTTGGAGCAAAGAATTGCCTTAACCTTAGAGGATTGTATCCCATTAGACCTTTTGGTTAAGAATTTTGGGGAAAGTGAGACTTTATATGATGTGGGTATTGTTGCTAGAATAGTGGATGCTTATGTTTCTCTTAGTGTGAGAAATGCTGCATCAAAGATGTTTGTTGTTGGGAGGCTGGTAGATGGGTTTTTGGGTCTAATTGCAAGGGATAGGAGCCTTCCTTCGCATGATTTTCGGAGGCTTGCGGAGTCGTTGCCACAAAATGCTCGATATTCTGACGACAATCTCTACCGAGCCATTGATCGATACCTTAAG GCACACCCAAATTTGACGGAGGAAGAAAGGGAGGGGGTATGCAGAGGCATGGAGTACCATAAGCTATCACAAGAAGCACGCGAGCACGCAATGAAGAATGATAGGTTACCCATGAATATGACCACTCAATTTATCCTTCTCCAACAAGTTAATATGGTGAAGATGATGGTGAATGATGGGTCAATGTATCGAAGAACCAAAGCACAAACGATTATCAGCAAGCAAACTGAATGTTTTAAGGTTCAAAACCAGATGAAGATTATGAAACAAGAAGTTGATAACTTGAAGATTGAGCTTAATAAATTGCAAGTTTGTAGAGTAGAGATCAAAAAACTTGCAAGGAGGTTGTAA
- the LOC130828538 gene encoding uncharacterized protein LOC130828538 has product MTLISIKPIFPALLLPTHKLNFKNNLISAKWGKKRSGSQASRKLILNSIAHIASTVKILPEPWDSLIRELCVFGGGSGGKFGFRKSFGGGDGNGRNRKKGKLGFLVVLLISSSLALWVVLEKEIGKENELFVWVLLILISAFVVYCLVKRWRREIKDWVLGFSCGAAMMMGLGLRNNQCFVRWIDGFKSNSAKLLGNTKKRRTRRWI; this is encoded by the coding sequence ATGACCTTAATCTCCATTAAACCCATTTTTCCCGCTCTACTTTTACCAACAcacaaattaaatttcaaaaacaacttaatttcTGCAAAATGGGGCAAAAAACGATCTGGGTCTCAAGCATCTCGCAAACTCATCCTCAATTCAATTGCACACATTGCTTCCACTGTTAAGATTCTACCCGAACCCTGGGATTCACTAATCAGagaattatgtgtttttggtgGTGGAAGTGGGGGGAAATTTGGGTTCAGAAAAAGCTTTGGAGGTGGTGATGGTAATGGAAGAAATCGCAAGAaaggaaaattagggtttttggtGGTGTTGttgatttcttcaagtttggctCTATGGGTAGTTTTGGAGAAAGAAATTGgtaaagaaaatgaattgtTTGTATGggttttgttgattttgatttctgCATTTGTTGTTTATTGTTTGGTGAAGAGATGGAGAAGAGAAATTAAAGATTGGGTTTTGGGATTTTCTTGTGGGGCTGCTATGATGATGGGTTTGGGTTTAAGAAATAATCAATGTTTTGTGAGATGGATTGATGGATTTAAGTCTAATTCTGCTAAATTGTTGGGTAATACAAAGAAGAGAAGAACTAGGAGATGGATATGA
- the LOC130828091 gene encoding alpha-crystallin domain-containing protein 22.3: protein MASASFRAPQQQFLNVTPLNSMPYVDPISSHGDNSSQPQVNGVREAGENSKPTLIYLPSEPTAEELGRILSVTRDGVALSGSAAAAVSIGPALGKMDISESDDSYYFRVALAGVARDDFTCDVAPDGHILIKGVTTTGEKVVYKNSMKFEMQSQNLCPPGHFSISFHLPGPVDSQDLSGHFGIDGIFEGIVKKELASV from the exons ATGGCGTCTGCTTCATTCAG GGCTCCTCAGCAACAATTTTTGAACGTAACTCCTCTGAATAGCATGCCTTATGTTGATCCAATTTCATCTCATGGTGATAATTCATCTCAACCTCAAGTCAATGGAGTTAGAGAGGCTGGAGAAAATTCTAAGCCAACTTTGATATATTTGCCCTCTGAACCAACTGCGGAGGAATTAGGACGAATTTTATCTGTCACAAGAGATGGAGTTGCTTTGAGTGGCAGTGCAGCAGCAGCTGTCTCGATTGGACCAGCTCTTGGAAAGATGGATATTAGTGAAAGTGACGATTCCTACTACTTCCGCGTGGCTCTAGCGGGTGTTGCAAGAG ATGACTTCACTTGTGACGTGGCTCCTGACGGGCATATATTAATCAAAGGAGTTACGACAACCGGGGAGAAGGTTGTTTACAAGAATTCAATGAAATTCGAGATGCAATCTCAGAATCTCTGCCCACCAGGGCACTTTTCCATCTCATTTCATCTGCCAGGACCCGTTGATTCCCAAGATTTATCTGGCCATTTTGGCATTGATGGTATTTTTGAGGGCATCGTGAAGAAAGAGCTGGCATCTGTTTAA